The DNA segment CTGCGCTCCGAGGAGCGACATGTGAATCGTGGCCGCGGTGACGAGCAGGCCCTGGTTCGTGCAAATGTTCGACGTCGCCTTGCTGCGCCGGATGTGCTGCTCGCGCGCCTGCAGCGTCAGCGTGAAACCCTGTTTGCCGTCGAGGTCCACGGTGCGCCCGACGATGCGGCCCGGCATCTGGCGCAGGAAGGTCTGCTTGCAGCACAGGAAGCCGAAGTAAGGTCCGCCCGAGGACAGCGGCGAACCCAGCGGCTGGCCGTCGCCGCAGGCGATATCGGCGCCCGCCTGCCCCCACTGCCCCGGCGGCTTGAGCAGAGCCAGCGACAGCGGGTTCACGACGGCGATCACCAGGAGCCCATGGCGATGGGCCCAGTCGGTCAGCGCGTCCACGTCCTCCAGGCAGCCGAAGACATTCGGCTGCGCGATCACCAGCGCGGCCACGTCGGCGGCCGGCGCGCGCGCCAAGTCCGGCAGCGCGGTCCTGCCATCGGCCTCGAAGGGGATTTCCTCCAGCACGATGCCCTGGCTGCCGGTGATCGCACGCACGACCTGGCGGTAGTAGGGGTGCAGCGCACGCGGCACGAGAATGCGGCGCGCGTCGTCCTTGCGGCAGCGCACTGCCATCAGGATTGCCTCGGCCAGGCCGGAGGCGCCGTCATAGAGGGAGGCGTTGGACACGTCCAGGCCGGTGAGCCCGGCCATCATCGTCTGGTACTCGTAGATCAGCTGCAGCGTGCCCTGGCTGGCCTCGGCCTGATAGGGCGTATACGCGGAATAGAACTCGCCGCGCGACACGATCTGCCACACCGCCGCCGGGATGTGGTGCTCGTAGGCGCCGGCACCGATGAAGCACAGCGGCTGGCCGTCCTGCGCGGCGCGGCGCTGCATCAGCCGCGTGACTTCCATTTCGCTCAATCCTGCCGGCACGCCGTCGAGGCGGCGCGACAGCAGCTCTGCCGGAATCTCGTCGAACAGCGCGTCGATGCTCGGCGCGCCAACGGCGGCCAGCATCTCGCGGATGTCGGTTTCGGTGTGCGGGATGAACGGCATCAGTGCCCCTCGTCCTTCAGCGCCTGCGCATAACCGGCGGCATCGAGCAGGCCGTTCACGTCGGCGGCATTGTCCGGCCTGAGGCGGAAGAACCAGCCGTCGCCATAAGGCGACCGGTTCACGGTTTCCGGCGCGTCGGCCAGCGCCGCATTGCCCTCGAGAATCTCGCCGGACACCGGCGCATAGACGTCGGAAGCGGCCTTGACCGACTCGACCACGGCACAGGCCTCACCGGCCTTGACCCTGCGGCCGGCGGCGGGCACCTCGACGAATACCACGTCGCCGAGCGCGCCCTGGGCGTGGTCCGAGATGCCGACGCGCACGGTGCCGTCGGCTTCGAGCCGTGCCCACTCGTGGGACTTGGCATAGCGCAGGTCGTTGGGGATGGTACTCATGATCTGATCTCCGGTTGAATGCTCTCGCTTGCTAGGAGCGCGCCAGCGCGCGACAAGAGTCGCCTGCAGGGCAAGCGCCTACACCAATATCTGTCCATGTCTGACGAACGGGTATTTCACGACACGTGCCGGCACCCATTTGTCGCGGATATTCACCTCCACGCGCTCGCCGCAATCCTTCGGCACGCGCGCCAGCGCGATCGAGCGCTTCAGGGTCGGCGAAAACGTGCCGCTCGTGACCTCGCCCTGCCCCGCGTCGCCGCGCACCGCCTGGTGCGCGCGCAGCACGCCCTGGCCCTCCAGGAGCAGGCCGACCAGCTTGCGGCTGCCGAGCTGGCGCGCGCGCGCCAGCGCCTGACGGCCGATAAAGTCGCGCTCGGCGGGCTCGAAGGCCACGGTCCAGCCCAGGCCCGACTCCAGCGGCGTGGTGTCTTCGTTCATGTCCTGCCCGTACAGGCACATGCCGGCCTCGAGCCGCAGCGTGTCGCGCGCCCCGAGGCCACAGGGTCGCACGCCCTCGTTCAGCAGCTGCTGCCACAGGTCCTGCGCCGACTTGCCATCGAGCATCACCTCGAAACCGTCCTCGCCGGTGTAGCCTGTGCGGGCGACGAAGGCGAAGTCGAGTTCCACCGCCTCGAAGGGCTTGAGCGCCAGCACCTTGTGGCGCGCCTGGCCGTCGCTCAACAGGTTGGCGGCTTTCTCGCGCGCATGCGGGCCCTGCACGGCGATGATGCACAGGTCGCGGCGCGGTACGACCTCGACGCCGAAACGCTGCGCGTGTTCGCGCATCCAGGCGACGTCTTTTTCGGTGGTGCCGGCATTGACCACGGTGCGGAACCAGTCCTGCGCCATGCCGTAAGTGATGAGGTCGTCGATGATCCCGCCCTGCGGGTTGAGCATGCAGGAATACAAGGCCTTGCCGGGCGCCGAGAGCTTGGCCACGTCGTTGGCCAGCAGGTAGCGCAGGAAGTCCCGGACACGGACGCCGCGCAGGTCCACCGCCGTCATGTGCGAGACATCGAACATGCCGGCGTCGGTGCGCACCGCATGATGCTCCTCGATCTGCGAGCCGTAGTTCACCGGCATGTCCCAGCCGGCGAAATCCACCAGGCGCGCGCCCTCGCGCACATGCAGCGGATACAGAGGCGTTTGCTGTCCCATGCGGCTCCTTCAGCCAATAAAAAAGGCGGCAGGATGTCGCCATCCTGCCGCCCCTCTGTCCTGTGACCTGAAAGATCCGGACGGCGGTTCGCGCCATCCTGCCTCGTCGGTGGGCCTGTACCCAAATCTCTTGGGAGGCCGCTCTCCAGAGCCAACTTGGGCGATGCGGTCCTTTTGCCTGAGCGTTTCCGGGCGGAAATTGCGCCTTCGGCGGCGGCCTGACTTGCGGCCGCGCTCTCCCGCATCGCGATGTTGAACGGCCACTATACCCGCGCGCTCAAGCAAGTCTCAAGTGCGGATTTAATCCTCGATAAATCAATTGGATGTCGGGTCAGGCGCGGCGCACCAGCGGTGGCAGGTCGCCGGCGATGCCCATCGCGTGGCGGATGAGCAGGTTCTTGAGCGGGGTGATGGCGTTGACCATGCCCAGGCCGCGGCTGCGGGCGAAGGCCAGCAGCGGGTTGCGGCTGCCGAAGAGGCGCTTCAGGCCATCGGTGGCGGCGGTCATGAGCAGGTTGTCGCCGCGCCGCCAGCGTTCGTATTTCTGCAGCACGCGCAGCTCGCCGATGTCGCGGCCTTCCCGCCTGGCTTGCGCCAGCACCTCGACCAGCGCCGCCACGTCGAGCAGGCCCAGGTTCACGCCCTGTCCCGCGAGCGGATGGATGACATGGGCGGCGTCGCCGACCAGCGCCAGGCGCGACTGTACATAGCGGTCCGCATGCAACATGCGCAGCGGGAAGGCGGCGCGCCGGCTGACCATGGTGACCTCGCCCAATTCGCCGCCGAAGGCCTCGGCCAGGCGCTGCCTGAAGGCTTCATCATCCAGGGCCAGCAGCGCGGCGGCCTCGGCCGCATCGGCGGACCACACGATGGAGCAGCGCCCGTCCGCCAGCGGCAGGAAGGCCAGCGGGCCGGTCGGCAGGAAGCGCTGCCAGGCCGTGTGCCGATGCGGTTTCTCGGTCGCGACGTTG comes from the Nevskiales bacterium genome and includes:
- the gcvPA gene encoding aminomethyl-transferring glycine dehydrogenase subunit GcvPA: MPFIPHTETDIREMLAAVGAPSIDALFDEIPAELLSRRLDGVPAGLSEMEVTRLMQRRAAQDGQPLCFIGAGAYEHHIPAAVWQIVSRGEFYSAYTPYQAEASQGTLQLIYEYQTMMAGLTGLDVSNASLYDGASGLAEAILMAVRCRKDDARRILVPRALHPYYRQVVRAITGSQGIVLEEIPFEADGRTALPDLARAPAADVAALVIAQPNVFGCLEDVDALTDWAHRHGLLVIAVVNPLSLALLKPPGQWGQAGADIACGDGQPLGSPLSSGGPYFGFLCCKQTFLRQMPGRIVGRTVDLDGKQGFTLTLQAREQHIRRSKATSNICTNQGLLVTAATIHMSLLGAQ
- the gcvH gene encoding glycine cleavage system protein GcvH; translation: MSTIPNDLRYAKSHEWARLEADGTVRVGISDHAQGALGDVVFVEVPAAGRRVKAGEACAVVESVKAASDVYAPVSGEILEGNAALADAPETVNRSPYGDGWFFRLRPDNAADVNGLLDAAGYAQALKDEGH
- a CDS encoding UbiH/UbiF/VisC/COQ6 family ubiquinone biosynthesis hydroxylase, whose product is MTHDVAIVGAGMVGTPLAVALQRAGFDVALIEASPPAHYDPKSDYDLRVSALSAASQRLLERLGIWPVIAAGRISPYREMQVWDSRGAGVLHFDAAELGLPQLGHIVENSLIQHAAWQALDRVSVYCPARLLALELGGDGYRLVFEGRDAIEAGLVVGADGAESRVRELAGIGCSGWSYAQQGIVCNVATEKPHRHTAWQRFLPTGPLAFLPLADGRCSIVWSADAAEAAALLALDDEAFRQRLAEAFGGELGEVTMVSRRAAFPLRMLHADRYVQSRLALVGDAAHVIHPLAGQGVNLGLLDVAALVEVLAQARREGRDIGELRVLQKYERWRRGDNLLMTAATDGLKRLFGSRNPLLAFARSRGLGMVNAITPLKNLLIRHAMGIAGDLPPLVRRA
- the gcvT gene encoding glycine cleavage system aminomethyltransferase GcvT yields the protein MGQQTPLYPLHVREGARLVDFAGWDMPVNYGSQIEEHHAVRTDAGMFDVSHMTAVDLRGVRVRDFLRYLLANDVAKLSAPGKALYSCMLNPQGGIIDDLITYGMAQDWFRTVVNAGTTEKDVAWMREHAQRFGVEVVPRRDLCIIAVQGPHAREKAANLLSDGQARHKVLALKPFEAVELDFAFVARTGYTGEDGFEVMLDGKSAQDLWQQLLNEGVRPCGLGARDTLRLEAGMCLYGQDMNEDTTPLESGLGWTVAFEPAERDFIGRQALARARQLGSRKLVGLLLEGQGVLRAHQAVRGDAGQGEVTSGTFSPTLKRSIALARVPKDCGERVEVNIRDKWVPARVVKYPFVRHGQILV